Sequence from the Candidatus Methylomirabilota bacterium genome:
CGGCGACGCCGCGCCCGTCATTCTGCGCGCCGTCGGCGAGAGCCTCGGGTGGGAGTTCGGCGGCTTGTGGATCGTGGACCGCGCCGCCCAGGTGATCCGGTGCGTCGAGGTCTGGCACGTGCCGGAGGACGCGTTTCCCGAGTTCGAGGCGCTCAGTCGGCGGACGGCCCTCCCGTCAGGCGCAGGCCTGCCCGGCCGGGTCTGGGCGAGCGGCGAGCCGGCCTGGATCACCGACGTGGTCCAGGACCCCAACTTCCCGCGGCTGCCGGTCGCGGCCAAGGAGGGGCTGCACGCGGGGGTCGGCTTCCCGGTCCGGATGGGTCGCGACGTGCTCGGCGTGATCGAGTTCTTCAGCCGGGAGATCCGGCCGGCCGACGAGGACCTGCTGCAGATGATGGCCAGCATCGGGAGCCAGATCGGCCAGTTCGTCGAGCGGAAGGACGCCGAGACGGCGCTCCGCGAGAGCGAGGCCCGCACCCGGGCCATCCTGGAATCGGCTCTCGACTGCATCATCACGATGGACCACGAAGGGCGGATCGTCGAGTTCAACCCGGCCGCCGAGGCGACGTTCGGGTATCAGCGCCGGGAAGTGATCGGGAAGCCACTGGCGGAGGCCATCATCCCGCCGGCGCTCCGCGAGGAGCATCGGGGGGGCTTGGCCCGCTACCTCGCCACCGGGGAGGGCCCGGTGCTCGGCCGCCGGATCGAGATGCCGGGGATGCGGGCCGACGGCAGCGAGCTTCCCGTCGAGCTGGCGATCACGCGGATCGCCTGGAGCGGACCGCCGATGTTCACGGCGTACCTCCGGGACATCACCGAGCGGAAGCGCGCGGAGGCTGAACGCGCCGAGCTGATGACCCGCGAGCGGACGGCGCGGGCCGAGGCGGAGGCCGCCCGGGCGCGCTTCGCGTTCCTGGCCGAGGCCAGCACCGTGCTCAACGCCTCGCTCGACTACCCCACGACCCTGGCCAGCCTGGCCCGGCTGGCGGTTCCGCATCTGGGCGACTGGTGCGCGGTGGACGTCGTCGAGGCAGACCGAACGATCCGCCGGATGGCGGTGACCCATGCCGACCCGGCGAAGATGGACCTGGCCCGCGAGCTCCAGCGTCGCTACCCCCTGGACCCGCACCGCTCGCACCCCATCGTGCGCGTGATCCAGACCGGCGTCCCCGAGATGGTGCCCGAAGTGTCCGAGGCGGAGCTCCGCGCCGTCTCTCGGGACGCCGAGCACCTCGAGCTCCTCCGTCAGCTCGGCTTCCGGTCGTACATGGCCGTGCCGCTCGTCACCCGCGGCCGGAGGCTGGGTGCCATCTCGTTCGCGTCGATGGTCCCCCGACGCTTCGGGCCCGCCGAGCTGGCGCTCGCCGAGGACCTGGCGCGCCGGGCGGCCTCCGCAGTCGACAACGCCCGGCTCTACCGCGAAGGGGAGGAGGCGAACCGCGCCAAAGACGAATTCCTGGCCACCCTGTCCCACGAGCTCCGTACCCCGCTGACCGCCGTGCTGGGGTGGACCCAGCTCTTGCGGAGCGCCCAGCTCGATGACGCCATGCGGACCCGGGCGATCGAGACGATCGAGCGGAACGCCCGCACCCAGGCCCAGCTGATCAACGGCCTCCTCGAGATCTCACGGATCGTGACGGGGAAGCTGAGCCTCGAGGTCCGGCCGCTCGACCTGCGGTCGGTGATCGAGGCAGCCCTGGAAACCGTGCGGCCGGCGGCCGAGGCCAAGCGCGTATTGCTCGACGCGGCCCTTCCGGCCTGGGTCGGGCCGGTGTCGGGCGATCCGGATCGCCTGCAGCAGGTCGTGTGGAACCTCCTGTCGAACGCGATCAAGTTCACGCCGGCGGGCGGACGGGTCGAGGTGCGACTCGCCCAGGCCGACGGCCAGGCCGAGATCCAGGTGAGCGACACCGGGCAGGGCATCCGGCCGGAGTTCCTCCCGTTCGTCTTCGACCGCTTCCGCCAGGCCGACAGCACGACGACGCGGTCGTTCGGCGGACTCGGGCTCGGCCTGGCCATCGTGCGGCATCTCGTGGAGCTCCATGGCGGGCGGGTCGAGGCGACGAGCGAGGGTGAAGGCCAGGGGGCGACGTTCCGGGTGTGGCTGCCCCTCCTGGCTCCCACGCCGTCGAGCCCCGCCGACCCGGCCGGCCGGACGCGGCCCATCGGAGGCCCGGCGGGACAGGCGGCGCTCGGCGGGGTCCGCGTGCTTCTCGTGGACGACGAGGCCGACGCGCGCGACCTGATCACCATGCTCCTGGCCCAGCTCGGGGCCGAGGTGACGGCGGTCGGCGGTGCCGCCGAGGCGGTCCAGGCGCTCGACCGAGCGGCCTTCGACGTCCTGGTGTCGGACATCGGGATGCCGGGGGAGGACGGGTACGCGCTGATGCGATCGATCCGGGCGCGTCCGCCCGATCACGGCGGCCGGATCCCCGCGGTGGCGCTGACGGCCTACGCGCGGGCCGAGGATCGCGTGCGGAGCCGCGCGGTCGGATTCGAGCGGCACGTGGCGAAGCCGGTCGACCCCGAGGAGCTGATCGCGGCCGTCGTCGGCGTGGTCGGCCATGCCGGTCGCGAGGCAGCCGAGTGAGCGGCGCCACCCGGGACCCGGCCCTCCCCCTGGCGCTGAATGGTTGGTATAGTGGGCAGGATGAAAGTCATCCTGCGGAACCGGGGCCAGGAGCTCACGCTGACGGGGCGCCGGCGGGTCAAGGACCTGCTGACCGAGTTGGGGGTCCTGCCCGAGACGGTGCTGGTGATCCGCGGCCGTGAGCTCTTGACGGCGGACGAGGTGGTCCGGGAGGACGACGTCGTCGAGGTGCGCCCGGTCATCTCGGGGGGTCGCCGATGAAGTGCAAGAAGTGCGGCGGCCGCGCGGTGCTCGAGCTCCGGCGCCACAACACCGCCTTTTGCGCCGACGACTTCCTCGGCTTCTTCCGGCATCACACGCTCGAGACCGTCCGGCGCTGGAAGATGTTCGGGCGCGAGGAGTCGGTGCTGGTGGCCGTGTCCGGCGGCAAGGACTCGCTGGCGCTCTGGGATGTGCTCCACGCGGCCGGCTACAACACGGCCGGGCTGTACATCGACCTCGGGATCTTCGATTACTCGCGCGAATCGAAGGCGAAGTGTGAGGTCTTCGCGGCCGAGCGGGGCGCCCGGCTGATCGTCGTCGGGGTGGCCGACGCCGTCGGCGCCGGCATCCCTCAGGTCAAGGACGTGACCCGACGCCCCACCTGTTCGGCCTGCGGCCTCTCCAAACGCTACATCATGAACCGCGCCGCCCTCGAGCACGGCTTCGCGGTGGTCGCGACCGGCCACAACCTGGACGACGAGGCCGCCACCCTGTTCGGCTCGACCCTCCGCTGGGACGAGTCCTCGCTCGCGCGCCAGAGTCCCGTCCTGGAGGCGACGCACCCCAAGCTGGTCCGGCGGGTCAAGCCGCTGTTCCGGCTGAGCGAGCGGGAGACGGCGGCCTACGCCTTCCTGCGCGGCATCGACTACATCGTCGAGGAGTGCCCTTTCGCGCGGGGCGCCACGTCGCTCGCCCACAAGGAGGTCCTCAACCGACTGGAGGACGTCTCGCCCGGCGCCAAGGCGGCGTTTCTCACCAACTATCTCGACCGCGCGCGCCACCGCTTCCAGGCCGGCGACCCGGTCGACCTGCGCGAGTGCCTGCGCTGCGGGCAGACGACCACCGGCGAGGTGTGCGCGTTCTGCAAGCTCTCGGACCAGGTCCGCCGCGCGGGCCGGCCGCCCGCCGGCCCCCCGGGGGCGGCGGTTCCGACCGACCCGGCCGAGTCGCGCGGCCTGATCTCGGACCTCCAGGCGGCGTCCGAGATCCACGCTTCCTGACGGGCGCCCCGCGCCCCCGTGGCTCGACTGGCCCCGCTCCCCCCGGACGCCGACCAGGTCATCTTCGTCGGGTCGGGCGGCGGTCGGATGACCACGGCCCTGCAGGCCCGGTCCACCGGAGGCCTGTGGGTCGTCCTCGACGGCGCCCGTCTCCACGTGGACCCGGGACCCGGCGCCCTCGCGCACGTGCGAGCGCGGACCCTCGCCCTGGATCCCGCCCGCCTCGACGCCGTCGTGCTCACCCACAAGCACCTCGATCACTCGGGCGACGTCAACGCCATGATCGAGGCGATGACGGAGGGCGGGACCCGTCCCCGCGGCCTGGTCCTCGCCCCCCGGGACGCCTACGAGACCGACCCCGTGATCCTGCACTACGTCCGCGCCTACGCGGGCAAGACCGAGGTCCTCGAGGCCGGCGGACACTACCCGATCGGAGACATGGTGCTCGAGACGCCGCTTCGGCTGCGCCATCCGGTCGAGACGTACGGCCTCCGCCTCGTCGGCCGCCGCCACACGATCGGGCTCATCGCCTGCACGGGGTATTTCCCGGAGCTCGAGACGGTCTTCCGGACCGACCTCCTGATCCTCAACGTCGTGTTCCGCGAGCCGCGCGACGAGATCCACCTGGCCCTCCCGGACGCCCGCCGCCTGATCGACGCCATCCGGCCCCGGCTGGCCGTCATCACGCACTTCGGGCTCACGATGCTGCGGGCGCGCCCCTGGGAGCTGGCCGAGGCGCTCAGCCACGACACGGGCGTGCGCGTCCTGGCCGCCCGGGACCGCTGGCGCCTCGGCCTCGACGACGCGCTCGGCGAGTAGTTGACCCTCCTGCCGCATTCCGGTAGCGTAGGCTCGTTGCCAGACATGCCATCATCGCCGGCCTGGCGCCGGCGCACCCCGGGGAGGAATCGCGCATGCCATCGGGCGTCATCGGCAAGCTGCTCCACGTCGACCTGACCACCCGCGAGACCCGCGTCGAGGAGGTTCCCGAGACGGTGCTGCGCCAGCACCTCGGCGGTGGCGCCCTGGCCGCCTACGTCCTGCTCCGCGACCTCCCACCCGGCGTGGATCCGCTGGGGCCGGACAACGTGCTC
This genomic interval carries:
- a CDS encoding ATP-binding protein, with the translated sequence MSDAQPGASKGRRGKDLGGVLVTAATLVAVELLARTPFALPDPAPLYFTAVVYAAVTAGIRSGLIATALTLAYAVYDLADPGRPFHYAPANLHRLVVLTLTIPAIALMVGFLRHRAGRILESAAADALLRAAIDQRVRVETSQWESRSKIREARLAAEHAVARVLAEAPALGDAAPVILRAVGESLGWEFGGLWIVDRAAQVIRCVEVWHVPEDAFPEFEALSRRTALPSGAGLPGRVWASGEPAWITDVVQDPNFPRLPVAAKEGLHAGVGFPVRMGRDVLGVIEFFSREIRPADEDLLQMMASIGSQIGQFVERKDAETALRESEARTRAILESALDCIITMDHEGRIVEFNPAAEATFGYQRREVIGKPLAEAIIPPALREEHRGGLARYLATGEGPVLGRRIEMPGMRADGSELPVELAITRIAWSGPPMFTAYLRDITERKRAEAERAELMTRERTARAEAEAARARFAFLAEASTVLNASLDYPTTLASLARLAVPHLGDWCAVDVVEADRTIRRMAVTHADPAKMDLARELQRRYPLDPHRSHPIVRVIQTGVPEMVPEVSEAELRAVSRDAEHLELLRQLGFRSYMAVPLVTRGRRLGAISFASMVPRRFGPAELALAEDLARRAASAVDNARLYREGEEANRAKDEFLATLSHELRTPLTAVLGWTQLLRSAQLDDAMRTRAIETIERNARTQAQLINGLLEISRIVTGKLSLEVRPLDLRSVIEAALETVRPAAEAKRVLLDAALPAWVGPVSGDPDRLQQVVWNLLSNAIKFTPAGGRVEVRLAQADGQAEIQVSDTGQGIRPEFLPFVFDRFRQADSTTTRSFGGLGLGLAIVRHLVELHGGRVEATSEGEGQGATFRVWLPLLAPTPSSPADPAGRTRPIGGPAGQAALGGVRVLLVDDEADARDLITMLLAQLGAEVTAVGGAAEAVQALDRAAFDVLVSDIGMPGEDGYALMRSIRARPPDHGGRIPAVALTAYARAEDRVRSRAVGFERHVAKPVDPEELIAAVVGVVGHAGREAAE
- a CDS encoding MoaD/ThiS family protein is translated as MKVILRNRGQELTLTGRRRVKDLLTELGVLPETVLVIRGRELLTADEVVREDDVVEVRPVISGGRR
- a CDS encoding ATP-binding protein: MKCKKCGGRAVLELRRHNTAFCADDFLGFFRHHTLETVRRWKMFGREESVLVAVSGGKDSLALWDVLHAAGYNTAGLYIDLGIFDYSRESKAKCEVFAAERGARLIVVGVADAVGAGIPQVKDVTRRPTCSACGLSKRYIMNRAALEHGFAVVATGHNLDDEAATLFGSTLRWDESSLARQSPVLEATHPKLVRRVKPLFRLSERETAAYAFLRGIDYIVEECPFARGATSLAHKEVLNRLEDVSPGAKAAFLTNYLDRARHRFQAGDPVDLRECLRCGQTTTGEVCAFCKLSDQVRRAGRPPAGPPGAAVPTDPAESRGLISDLQAASEIHAS
- a CDS encoding MBL fold metallo-hydrolase; the encoded protein is MARLAPLPPDADQVIFVGSGGGRMTTALQARSTGGLWVVLDGARLHVDPGPGALAHVRARTLALDPARLDAVVLTHKHLDHSGDVNAMIEAMTEGGTRPRGLVLAPRDAYETDPVILHYVRAYAGKTEVLEAGGHYPIGDMVLETPLRLRHPVETYGLRLVGRRHTIGLIACTGYFPELETVFRTDLLILNVVFREPRDEIHLALPDARRLIDAIRPRLAVITHFGLTMLRARPWELAEALSHDTGVRVLAARDRWRLGLDDALGE